A genomic segment from Amygdalobacter nucleatus encodes:
- the whiA gene encoding DNA-binding protein WhiA, with protein MSNSEQATNFSFSQATKQEICQAMQARLTEQALAFSEFEKQNLYNRIQSQFSYGSRSKHHGDDIGYADHFVLFIILLAQAVYTTFSIRICVRESGLQTVLSLLLEQVFNIKPEIKTNKSSVTFLIRRGKERRRILDFLTSYFSFQTETGQFKFYSKNLELDEKRSILQGLFLASASLADPSLTYQLEFICQHPCIYDLLKEILTDLKFINPNAKRPRRPSAAKAEIVQAKARTKHKLVLRTGDKISEFLLFIGAQQKLLDFENVRVERQVRGEVNRVVNCDNYNLSKTVNTAFSQVEAIKLVKASKLWDKLPSDLQTVADLRLENPECSLQELTNLSAKQFTRNGLYYRMRKLQKLAKDLSDNAN; from the coding sequence ATGTCTAATTCAGAGCAAGCTACCAATTTTAGTTTTTCGCAAGCGACTAAACAAGAAATTTGTCAGGCTATGCAGGCTAGATTAACTGAACAAGCCTTAGCTTTCAGTGAGTTTGAAAAGCAAAATTTGTACAATCGTATACAAAGTCAGTTTAGTTATGGCAGTCGCTCTAAGCATCATGGCGATGATATTGGCTATGCGGATCATTTTGTATTGTTTATTATCCTTTTAGCTCAGGCTGTGTATACGACTTTTTCAATCCGTATCTGTGTTAGAGAATCTGGCTTACAAACGGTACTTTCGCTTTTGCTTGAACAGGTATTTAACATTAAGCCAGAGATTAAGACTAATAAAAGCAGCGTGACATTTTTGATTCGGCGTGGCAAGGAAAGACGCAGAATTCTTGATTTTTTGACGAGTTATTTCAGTTTTCAAACCGAAACAGGTCAATTTAAGTTTTACAGCAAAAACTTGGAATTAGACGAGAAACGCTCAATTTTGCAAGGCTTATTTTTGGCAAGTGCCTCTTTGGCAGATCCTAGTTTGACGTACCAATTGGAATTTATTTGTCAGCATCCTTGTATTTATGATTTGCTGAAAGAGATTTTGACCGATTTAAAATTCATCAATCCTAATGCTAAGCGGCCAAGACGGCCGAGTGCAGCTAAAGCTGAGATAGTTCAAGCTAAGGCAAGGACGAAACATAAATTAGTATTGAGAACGGGTGATAAGATCAGTGAGTTCTTGCTATTTATCGGTGCGCAGCAAAAATTGCTTGATTTTGAAAATGTGCGAGTTGAGCGCCAGGTGCGTGGCGAGGTTAATCGTGTAGTTAATTGTGATAACTATAATTTGAGTAAGACTGTTAACACTGCTTTCAGTCAAGTCGAAGCTATTAAGTTAGTTAAAGCCTCCAAACTGTGGGATAAATTACCATCTGACTTACAAACTGTGGCTGATCTCCGCTTAGAAAATCCTGAATGTTCTTTGCAGGAGTTGACTAATTTGTCCGCTAAACAATTTACACGCAATGGTTTATATTATCGGATGCGTAAGCTGCAGAAATTAGCTAAAGATTTAAGTGATAATGCAAATTAA
- the murB gene encoding UDP-N-acetylmuramate dehydrogenase, with protein MELFAQEIAALEATKERQAKYMQATQSKEWSDFLLTFPNIRKNVRLNDYCNFAVGGLAKLFLEITSEAELVHLFCYLQAHKLELPLAIIGQGCNLLVADAGVSALVLYLGPKFSRVALQADYNTWDYPYIEEALRQKRQAQADFSETDLANYCLVHAQAGQTLKELVRQLAAKSYTGLEFACGIPGTLGGTTYMNAGAYGGSVSDCIVGVRYLAKTGDIVEIRPSYMELAYRSSYFMRKEMQGAVILGVSYLLKRGDKADIDAKIAELTEKRCTMQPLDLPSAGSIFKRPVPFYAGKLISDANLKGYRIGGAEVSTIHAGFIVNISRMCTAKDVCKVIHHVQTVIKAQNDVLLETEVRYFGDFTAADFADCEVEHV; from the coding sequence ATGGAGTTATTTGCGCAAGAGATAGCGGCATTAGAGGCGACAAAAGAACGACAAGCAAAGTATATGCAAGCTACGCAAAGTAAAGAGTGGTCAGACTTTTTGCTTACATTCCCTAATATTCGTAAAAATGTACGCCTGAATGATTATTGCAATTTTGCAGTTGGCGGTTTGGCCAAATTATTTTTAGAAATTACTTCAGAAGCTGAATTGGTGCACTTGTTTTGCTATTTGCAAGCACATAAATTAGAGCTACCATTGGCTATAATTGGTCAAGGCTGCAATTTGTTAGTGGCTGATGCAGGTGTTTCAGCTTTGGTTTTATATTTAGGCCCCAAATTTTCACGTGTGGCTCTACAAGCTGATTACAATACATGGGATTATCCTTATATCGAGGAAGCTTTACGCCAAAAAAGACAAGCGCAAGCTGATTTTTCTGAGACAGATTTAGCGAATTATTGCTTAGTACACGCACAAGCTGGCCAAACTTTGAAAGAGCTGGTTAGACAGTTAGCTGCTAAGTCCTATACAGGTTTAGAGTTTGCTTGTGGTATTCCAGGCACTTTAGGTGGAACTACTTACATGAATGCTGGAGCTTACGGCGGTTCTGTGAGTGATTGTATTGTCGGAGTACGCTATTTAGCTAAAACTGGTGACATAGTGGAAATTCGCCCAAGTTACATGGAATTGGCATATCGCTCTAGTTATTTTATGCGCAAAGAAATGCAAGGTGCTGTGATTTTAGGCGTTAGCTATTTACTCAAACGCGGCGATAAAGCAGACATAGATGCCAAAATAGCTGAATTGACAGAAAAGCGTTGTACGATGCAACCTTTGGATTTGCCAAGTGCTGGTTCGATTTTTAAGCGGCCAGTGCCATTTTATGCTGGCAAGCTGATCAGTGACGCTAATTTGAAGGGTTACAGGATTGGCGGAGCAGAAGTTTCAACTATACATGCAGGCTTTATTGTGAATATCAGTCGTATGTGTACAGCGAAGGATGTCTGCAAGGTAATTCACCATGTACAAACTGTGATTAAAGCTCAAAATGATGTGTTACTTGAGACGGAAGTGCGCTATTTTGGTGATTTTACAGCTGCTGATTTTGCAGACTGTGAGGTAGAGCATGTCTAA
- the hprK gene encoding HPr(Ser) kinase/phosphatase, translated as MAVSVSLKRIIDEFKLEVITSYTDLDDVVIQVADVTRPGLQLTGFFDHFGANRLQLIGNMEMAYLEQCEPKERLVRLSNLFARGIPALIVSRDLEVGTEMLVASKRYSVPILRTSQATSDFISALIKFLNLELAPHTTLHGVLVEIYGEGILILGESGVGKSETAMEIVKRGHRLIADDLVEVRRVSDTTLVGQAPEMIRHLIEIRGLGIMDVKELYGVSSVKMQDSINFVINLELWDENKVYERLGTQEEYTDILGIKVPSITIPVRPGRNLAIIAEVAAINFRQKQMGYNAAEALLERLFGNTEDKTVLI; from the coding sequence ATGGCAGTTTCAGTCAGCTTAAAACGGATTATTGATGAATTTAAATTGGAAGTTATCACGAGCTACACTGATTTAGATGATGTAGTGATTCAGGTAGCGGATGTAACTAGACCAGGCTTACAATTAACGGGCTTTTTTGACCATTTTGGTGCTAATCGCCTACAATTAATCGGCAATATGGAGATGGCTTATTTGGAGCAATGTGAGCCCAAAGAACGCTTAGTACGTTTGTCTAATTTGTTTGCAAGAGGTATTCCAGCCTTGATTGTCTCAAGAGATTTGGAAGTTGGCACGGAGATGTTGGTGGCTTCTAAGCGTTACAGCGTGCCGATTTTGCGTACTTCACAAGCGACAAGTGATTTTATCAGTGCTTTGATCAAATTCTTGAATTTAGAGTTGGCACCACATACAACTTTGCATGGCGTTTTGGTTGAGATTTATGGTGAAGGCATTTTGATTTTAGGTGAAAGTGGCGTTGGTAAGTCTGAGACGGCTATGGAAATTGTTAAGCGTGGACATCGTTTGATTGCAGATGATTTGGTTGAAGTTAGACGTGTCAGTGATACAACTTTAGTTGGCCAGGCCCCCGAGATGATCAGGCACCTCATTGAGATTCGCGGCTTAGGTATCATGGACGTTAAGGAGTTGTACGGTGTTTCATCTGTTAAGATGCAAGATTCAATCAACTTCGTGATTAATTTGGAGCTTTGGGACGAGAATAAAGTCTATGAACGTTTGGGCACACAAGAGGAATACACAGATATTTTGGGTATTAAAGTGCCATCTATCACTATTCCAGTGCGTCCAGGTCGTAACTTGGCAATTATTGCCGAAGTGGCAGCCATCAACTTTAGACAAAAGCAGATGGGTTACAATGCTGCTGAAGCATTGCTTGAACGTTTGTTTGGTAACACAGAAGATAAAACGGTTTTAATTTAA
- a CDS encoding glycoside hydrolase family 13 protein has translation MINRCAILHKPLSEYAFMNSETSLTIRLRAALNNLQKCTLYYADRMQPSEPLLFTAVPMELAHSDLYFSYFEATFASLHRRVCYYFLLDSGDEQLIFYDGNFYKELATDRRELYQFPYLRREEVSTVPEWFKHAVVYNIFPDSFASSKANLHVQATELADERTGQVLHTRLGGNLRGIIENIDYIKSLGFNCLYLNPIFTAAEYHRYDLLDYFHVSPNLGTDAEFKELVVALHARDMHIIIDGVFNHSSWYFFAFNDVVENGENSRYKDWYYDLKFPVKRPENGEKPSYASFAYEPKMPKLNTSNPEVRDYFLRVCVYWLEEFDVDGWRLDVANEVDKAFWQAFKNRARSVKQDAVLIGEIWESSERWLQGDMFDSVMNYAFRNHCRDFFALGKFNPTEFDARISQMLMRYPTGIQLGQLNLLDSHDAPRFLSYCDLDLRKWRQAEAYIFTSPGVPCVFYGDELGVSGYEELDFRRAMPWQNVYFDECDFIKQLADLRKEQVVIYGNYRTLLVTDNLYAFKRELGEEKLVVIFNLSETEIDLRQYPKFDNLNLLDKEATLAKAYVKATARLGARGFAAFLLK, from the coding sequence ATGATTAATCGTTGTGCCATTCTGCATAAGCCCTTATCTGAATATGCTTTTATGAACAGTGAAACGAGTTTAACGATTCGTTTGCGTGCTGCTTTAAATAATTTGCAAAAATGTACGTTGTATTATGCTGATCGTATGCAGCCAAGTGAGCCGCTTTTGTTTACGGCTGTACCTATGGAGCTAGCTCATTCTGACCTTTATTTTAGCTATTTTGAAGCTACTTTTGCTTCATTGCACAGACGTGTTTGCTATTATTTTTTGTTGGATTCTGGTGATGAGCAGCTAATTTTTTATGATGGCAATTTCTATAAAGAGTTAGCTACTGACAGGCGTGAACTTTATCAGTTCCCATATTTAAGACGTGAGGAAGTCAGTACAGTGCCTGAGTGGTTCAAGCATGCTGTTGTCTATAACATTTTCCCAGATAGCTTTGCAAGCTCCAAAGCTAATTTGCATGTCCAGGCTACAGAATTAGCTGATGAACGTACAGGTCAGGTCTTACATACTCGTTTGGGCGGCAACTTACGTGGCATAATCGAAAATATTGACTATATTAAATCGCTTGGCTTTAATTGCCTGTATTTAAATCCGATTTTTACAGCGGCCGAATATCATCGCTATGATTTACTTGATTATTTTCATGTTTCGCCAAATTTGGGCACAGATGCAGAGTTCAAGGAGCTAGTTGTAGCTTTGCATGCTAGAGATATGCATATCATCATCGACGGCGTGTTTAACCATAGTAGCTGGTATTTCTTTGCTTTTAATGATGTGGTGGAGAATGGCGAAAATTCGCGTTACAAAGATTGGTATTATGATTTGAAATTCCCAGTCAAACGACCTGAAAATGGTGAAAAGCCAAGCTATGCAAGCTTTGCCTATGAGCCTAAGATGCCTAAATTAAATACATCTAATCCTGAAGTTAGGGATTATTTCCTGCGTGTTTGTGTTTATTGGTTAGAAGAATTTGATGTTGATGGCTGGCGCTTGGATGTGGCCAATGAAGTAGATAAGGCTTTCTGGCAAGCTTTCAAAAATCGTGCAAGATCAGTCAAACAAGACGCTGTATTAATTGGTGAAATTTGGGAGAGTTCAGAGCGTTGGTTGCAGGGAGATATGTTTGATTCGGTTATGAATTATGCTTTCCGCAATCATTGCCGTGATTTCTTTGCCTTGGGCAAATTTAATCCAACTGAGTTTGATGCTAGAATTAGTCAAATGTTAATGCGTTATCCAACTGGTATCCAATTAGGCCAGCTGAATTTGTTGGATAGTCACGATGCACCACGCTTTTTGTCCTATTGTGACTTGGATTTAAGGAAATGGCGGCAGGCTGAGGCTTATATTTTCACAAGTCCAGGCGTACCATGTGTATTCTATGGCGACGAGTTAGGCGTTTCTGGCTATGAAGAGCTTGATTTCCGTAGGGCTATGCCTTGGCAGAATGTTTATTTTGATGAATGTGATTTTATCAAGCAATTAGCTGATTTACGTAAAGAACAAGTTGTGATTTATGGTAATTATCGAACACTTTTAGTCACAGATAACTTATATGCCTTTAAGCGTGAGTTAGGTGAGGAGAAGTTAGTTGTCATATTTAATCTGTCTGAAACGGAAATTGATTTACGGCAGTATCCAAAATTTGACAATTTGAATTTGCTTGATAAAGAGGCTACGTTGGCCAAAGCCTATGTGAAAGCAACAGCCCGATTAGGTGCTCGTGGCTTTGCTGCTTTTTTGCTAAAGTGA
- the rplL gene encoding 50S ribosomal protein L7/L12 — MANEKITQILEDVKAMTVLELNELVKAIEEEFGVSAAAVAVAAPAAGGAAGGQEEEKSEYTVILKSAGASKIKVIKAVQAITGLGLKDSKDLVDGAPKTLKENVEKAEADEIANKIKEAGGEVELK; from the coding sequence ATGGCAAACGAGAAAATTACTCAAATTTTAGAAGATGTTAAAGCAATGACAGTCTTGGAATTAAATGAATTAGTCAAGGCTATCGAAGAAGAATTCGGCGTATCTGCTGCTGCAGTTGCAGTTGCTGCTCCTGCTGCTGGTGGTGCTGCTGGTGGTCAAGAAGAAGAGAAGAGCGAGTACACAGTTATTTTGAAATCAGCTGGTGCTTCCAAGATCAAAGTTATCAAGGCTGTTCAAGCTATCACAGGTTTGGGATTGAAGGATTCTAAGGACTTGGTTGATGGCGCTCCTAAGACATTGAAGGAGAATGTTGAGAAGGCTGAAGCTGACGAGATCGCTAACAAGATTAAGGAAGCTGGCGGCGAAGTCGAATTGAAGTAA
- the rplJ gene encoding 50S ribosomal protein L10, which yields MPSSKAFESKQAVVNELKELFSNAETIVLADYRGLTVEQDTEMRKALRENGVSYHIYKNRLAKIAAKEAGLEGLCDLLQGPTAFAISNEDAVAPARLLKQYNEKFKLPVLKGGANAGVVLSVDKIKELANIPDMTTLRTKLAYSLVSPITKLAMTLKAVSEKQGEAAPETASAPEA from the coding sequence ATGCCAAGTTCTAAGGCTTTTGAAAGTAAACAAGCTGTTGTTAATGAGCTTAAAGAATTGTTCAGCAATGCTGAGACAATCGTTTTGGCTGATTATCGTGGCTTGACTGTTGAACAAGATACTGAGATGCGTAAGGCTTTACGTGAGAATGGGGTTTCATACCATATCTACAAGAATCGTTTAGCTAAGATCGCAGCTAAGGAAGCTGGTTTGGAAGGCTTGTGCGATTTGTTGCAAGGCCCAACAGCTTTTGCTATTAGTAATGAAGATGCTGTAGCTCCTGCTCGCTTGTTGAAGCAGTATAACGAGAAATTTAAATTACCAGTACTCAAGGGTGGCGCTAACGCCGGTGTAGTTTTGTCTGTTGATAAGATCAAGGAATTAGCTAATATTCCTGATATGACAACCTTGCGTACTAAGTTAGCTTACAGCTTAGTCAGCCCAATTACAAAATTGGCTATGACTTTGAAGGCTGTTAGTGAAAAACAAGGAGAAGCTGCACCAGAGACTGCTAGCGCTCCTGAAGCTTAA
- the rplA gene encoding 50S ribosomal protein L1 — protein sequence MKRGKKYLEAVKKYDRFKVYPASEAVSVVKEMSEAAQRKFDETVELHVRLGVDSRHADQQVRGAVVLPNGTGKKVRVLVFCNEKLKDAAIAAGADYAGGMELAEKIQKENWFEFDVVIASPDMMGVVGRLGRVLGPKGLMPNPKAGTVTPDVAKAVKESKAGKIEFRLDKANIIHCPIGKTSFEVSALEENFRTLMNAIWRAKPAAAKGQYVKSCVITSTMGPGVKVVSSL from the coding sequence ATGAAACGTGGTAAGAAATATTTAGAGGCTGTTAAAAAGTACGACCGTTTCAAAGTTTACCCTGCAAGTGAAGCAGTTTCTGTTGTCAAAGAGATGAGTGAAGCTGCTCAGCGTAAATTTGATGAGACAGTCGAATTACATGTTCGTTTGGGTGTTGACTCACGTCACGCTGATCAACAAGTTCGTGGTGCCGTAGTTTTGCCTAATGGTACTGGTAAGAAAGTACGCGTCTTAGTCTTCTGCAATGAGAAGCTCAAGGATGCTGCTATTGCTGCTGGTGCTGATTATGCTGGCGGTATGGAATTAGCTGAGAAGATTCAAAAAGAGAACTGGTTTGAATTTGATGTTGTTATTGCAAGCCCTGATATGATGGGTGTTGTCGGTCGATTAGGCCGTGTCTTAGGTCCTAAGGGCTTGATGCCAAACCCAAAGGCTGGCACAGTTACACCAGATGTAGCTAAAGCTGTTAAAGAGTCTAAGGCTGGTAAGATCGAGTTCCGTTTGGACAAGGCTAACATCATTCACTGCCCAATTGGTAAGACATCATTTGAGGTTAGTGCTTTGGAGGAGAACTTCAGGACTTTGATGAACGCTATTTGGCGTGCTAAGCCAGCAGCAGCTAAGGGACAATATGTTAAGAGTTGTGTTATCACATCTACAATGGGTCCTGGCGTTAAGGTTGTTTCAAGCCTTTAA
- the rplK gene encoding 50S ribosomal protein L11 codes for MAKKVTAFIKLQIEAGKATAAPPVGPALGQHGLNIAQFVKDFNAATKNEAGMVIPVVITVYADRTFTFVTKKPPVASLLRKECKIESGSGVPNKTKVATMTWQQCLDLAKIKIVDTNAASVEACASMIAGTARSMGIVVDGKPDKE; via the coding sequence ATGGCCAAGAAAGTTACAGCTTTTATTAAGCTGCAGATTGAAGCTGGCAAAGCAACTGCTGCGCCACCGGTCGGACCAGCACTGGGTCAACATGGTTTGAATATTGCCCAGTTCGTTAAGGATTTTAACGCTGCTACAAAGAATGAAGCAGGCATGGTTATTCCGGTTGTTATTACCGTATACGCAGATCGTACATTTACATTTGTAACGAAGAAACCACCAGTAGCTTCTCTGTTACGTAAAGAATGCAAGATCGAGAGCGGTTCTGGTGTTCCTAACAAGACTAAAGTTGCTACAATGACATGGCAGCAATGCTTAGACTTAGCTAAGATCAAAATCGTTGATACCAACGCAGCAAGCGTCGAGGCTTGTGCAAGCATGATTGCTGGTACAGCTCGTAGCATGGGTATTGTTGTTGATGGTAAACCGGATAAGGAGTAA
- the nusG gene encoding transcription termination/antitermination protein NusG: MEQALNDADKQATSELAADAALQDTDKAAENTETNPVDQETKDALPEAKWYVVHTYSGYENKVKATLTQVIQNRGLENLIQEVSVPTEEQVEIKDGKRHTYERKVYPGYVLLKMVMSDELWYIVRNTRGVTGFVGPDGDPIPLTAEELAIVGVETDWDPIVDYKVGDPIKVIHGPLEGFIGTVQEINHEKKKVIVVVSMFGRETPVELEFTQVLAV; the protein is encoded by the coding sequence ATGGAGCAAGCTTTGAATGATGCAGATAAACAGGCAACTTCTGAATTAGCTGCCGATGCTGCTTTACAAGATACTGATAAGGCTGCGGAAAATACTGAAACTAATCCAGTTGATCAAGAGACGAAAGATGCCTTGCCAGAAGCAAAATGGTATGTAGTACATACTTATTCAGGCTATGAGAATAAAGTTAAGGCAACGTTGACACAAGTTATCCAGAATCGTGGCTTGGAGAACTTGATTCAAGAAGTTTCAGTGCCAACTGAGGAGCAAGTTGAGATTAAAGACGGCAAGCGCCATACTTATGAGCGCAAGGTCTATCCTGGTTATGTGCTTCTTAAGATGGTAATGAGCGATGAACTTTGGTATATCGTTCGTAACACACGTGGCGTTACAGGCTTTGTTGGCCCAGATGGCGACCCAATTCCTTTGACAGCTGAAGAATTAGCAATCGTTGGCGTTGAAACAGACTGGGATCCAATTGTGGATTACAAAGTTGGCGATCCAATCAAGGTCATTCATGGTCCTTTGGAAGGCTTTATCGGTACTGTACAAGAGATCAACCACGAGAAGAAGAAAGTTATTGTTGTTGTTTCTATGTTCGGTCGTGAGACTCCGGTTGAACTGGAATTTACACAAGTACTTGCTGTATAA
- the secE gene encoding preprotein translocase subunit SecE, with the protein MAKNSEKQGKVSAVDKLKKFFLGIYTELKLVVWPTKKTFQQSVVTVLVLCFISALLIFVVDTAMRLVLDITGFNEPVKKQPVVAQTKQEDKATESTVKVSETVKPETTTASVAATTK; encoded by the coding sequence ATGGCTAAGAATTCAGAAAAACAGGGCAAGGTTTCAGCAGTAGATAAACTAAAGAAATTTTTCCTCGGTATTTATACAGAGCTTAAGCTGGTCGTTTGGCCAACTAAGAAGACATTCCAACAGTCAGTTGTGACAGTCTTGGTTCTCTGCTTTATTTCAGCCCTCTTGATCTTTGTCGTTGACACGGCTATGCGCCTTGTACTAGACATCACAGGCTTTAATGAACCTGTTAAGAAACAGCCTGTTGTAGCACAGACTAAACAAGAAGATAAAGCAACAGAGTCAACAGTTAAAGTTAGTGAAACTGTTAAGCCAGAAACAACTACGGCAAGCGTAGCAGCTACAACTAAGTAA
- the rpmG gene encoding 50S ribosomal protein L33, producing the protein MAKAAVRDKIILACEDCKQRNYSTKKNKSNTKDRLELKKYCRFCRKHTVHKETK; encoded by the coding sequence ATGGCTAAAGCAGCAGTGAGAGACAAGATTATTTTAGCTTGTGAAGATTGCAAGCAACGCAACTATTCAACTAAGAAGAATAAGTCCAATACAAAAGATCGTTTAGAGTTGAAAAAATACTGCCGTTTCTGTAGAAAGCATACAGTACATAAGGAAACTAAGTAG